In a genomic window of Taeniopygia guttata chromosome 13, bTaeGut7.mat, whole genome shotgun sequence:
- the TCOF1 gene encoding treacle protein isoform X1, whose amino-acid sequence MAADGGGGRELLALIHQHLLRGGFARAARELQAQSGQKLLPSFSTSLEDIFTHWEKTPPNFKRRNVSDEEAAIPEKIRVPDPVSSSESSEKEEDEKEKAKAANAASLSLATNSVVNVESSEEDESSSEEEAPAGKGAVTVTAAVVGGKAANSLHSPPKPAAPAGRAEGLSAADRTVLSNKQQPNAPAPAPSPAKAQKLPGSGKPGHATAAVAKVGQSKAPVTTTAPESSSSSSSSSESEEEEETPAVKAPAPKAEPSAGAESSSEESSEDTSSEEELATPAIQAKPAVKKVQSSAAPVKSAPVTSVSLKKNAGKQTAVATSQAKPALTTVPGAAQPSDTSESSSSSDSEDEERPLVTQTKPPPKSSQAVPSPVKPTPAASLSVKAAPAKTLPQSQGKTTSKPTVPKQAETSLGRTAAPTKPAESIKPVESSASSASEEEDLPVPISQKRLSDQPRPTPSVNQAAKAGQPEKAVVSTLKSQVSESGSSDSSDSEEESPAAQKQPPQAVKTNSVPQPTNVKKAPTSAPVAAPPAVDSSDDSSEESESDDEIVPPSQSLSQQNVRVTAVSSMVAAKANASLPSGKRTKTPAVPAVSRVSESSSTAASEHNMQAGKVPAASNQKQTVSVGKAPPVNTTTPGSSIGKARKAVLQPGQDTQPNQAVPPTHAEDTSDSSSSSDSDEEEAPKQPSKPAGSLQKPGGTQPAHSSSSESSEEEDAASQSLLTGYPVLSRTPVTPQAPKTVPPQPGGEVGLGKAAPSAANSLAKDSLKAALANSSSSDSSDSDTDDNQVAANHKAENNPTSGQKATETSNKEKVAGKPEPGHASLKASSLKKTLVMKENNVGATGVQVTPASSHALLSVPQSQQPSSGSETEVTTAAEVPAVQTEEGLEVKKKKKKEKKEKEKKEKKEKEKKEKKEKEKKEKKKTSSTTDKAVKTSKSKDKENKKQKTSQKRKLTGEDGAVGQPKEKKQKGQANEEVPKKKKKKTDGDLEKEAGSKEKKKAAKKKKTEKEKKSKKASLEVAAVADGSAEVHKKKKKKKGAEPEGL is encoded by the exons ATGGCCGCCgacggcggcggcgggcgggagcTGCTCGccctcatccaccagcacctgCTCCGCGGCGGCTTCGCGCGGGCCGCCCGCGAGCTGCAGGCGCAGAGCGGACAG AAATTACTCCCTTCCTTCTCGACCTCTCTCGAGGACATCTTTACCCACTGGGAAAA AACTCCACCAAATTTCAAGAGAAGAAATGTGAGTGATGAGGAGGCAGCAATCCCAGAAAAGATCAGAGTTCCTGATCCGGTGAGCAGCTCTGagagctcagagaaagaagaggatgagaaagaaaaagcaaaagctgcaaaTG CAGCCAGCCTTTCCCTGGCCACGAACTCGGTAGTGAATGTAGAAAGCAGTGAGGAAGATGAGTCCTCGTCGGAAGAGgaggctccagctgggaaaggtGCAGTGACG GTGACAGCAGCTGTGGTGGGTGGCAAAGCTGCCAACTCCCTGCATTCTCCTCCCAAGCCCGCTGccccagcaggcagagcagaggggctctcTGCTGCTGACAGAACTGTGCTCTCTAACAAGCAGCAGCCCAATGCCCCAGCACCAGCTCCAAGCCCAGCCAAGGCCCAGAAACTGCCTGGTTCTGGGAAGCCTGGACatgccacagcagctgtggccaAAGTAGGACAAAGCAAAGCACCAGTAACGACCACAGCACCGGAAagttccagcagcagcagctcctcatctgagagtgaggaggaagaggagacaCCAGCTGTGAAGGCCCCAGCCCCCAAAGCAG AGCCGTCAGCtggtgctgagagcagcagtgaggaATCAAGTGAGGACACATCCTCTGAGGAGGAGCTGGCAACTCCAGCCATCCAG GCCAAGCCAGCTGTGAAAAAAGTGCAGTCTAGTGCAGCACCTGTGAAAAGTGCACCTGTTACTTCAGTGTCCCTGAAGAAAAATGCAGGGAAGCAAACAGCAGTGGCAACAAGCCAGGCCAAACCAGCATTGACAACGGTTcctggggctgcacagcccagtgacacatcagagagcagcagctcctcagacaGTGAAGATGAAGAACGTCCATTAGTAACCCAA ACAAAGCCACCTCCAAAATCCTCCCAGGCCGTCCCATCCCCAGTGAAACCTACACCAGCAGCATCACTCTCTGTCAAAGCAGCTCCAGCAAAAACACTTCCACAGTCCCAAGGGAAGACAACATCAAAACCAACAGTGCCGAAGCAGGCTGAAACCTCACTGGGAAGGACTGCTGCTCCCACAAAGCCTGCTGAAAGTATAAAGCCAGTGGAGAGCTCTGCTTCGTCAGCCAGTGAAGAGGAGGATCTCCCTGTGCCCATCAGCCAGAAG aggtTATCAGACCAGCCCAGGCCTACTCCCAGCGTGAACCAGGCTGCTAAAGCTGGTCAGCCTGAAAAAGCAGTGGTAAGCACCTTGAAAAGCCAGGTTTCAGAAAGCGGGAGCAGTGACTCGTCTGACAGTGAAGAGGAGtctcctgcagcacagaagcagcctccacaAGCTG TGAAAACCAATTCTGTGCCACAACCAACAAACGTGAAAAAGGCACCAACTTCAGCACCAGTCGCAGCCCCTCCAGCTGTGGACAGCAGTGATGATTCCAGTGAGGAGTCAGAGTCAGATGATGAAATAGTCCCCCCTTCCcag AGTCTGTCCCAGCAGAACGTCAGAGTAACTGCAGTTTCGAGCATGGTggctgcaaaggcaaatgccAGCCTGCCTTCAGGGAAGAGGACAAAAacccctgctgtccctgcagtgagCAGAGTGTCTGAGAGCTCGAGCACTGCTGCCTCCGAGCACAACATGCAGGCAGGAAAG GTCCCCGCTGCTTCTAACCAAAAGCAAACGGTTTCTGTGGGAAAAGCTCCTCCTGTCAACACTACCACCCCAGGAAGTTCCATTGGCAAGGCAAGGAAGGCAGTCCTGCAGCCAGGACAGGACACCCAGCCAAACCAGGCCGTGCCACCCACTCATGCAGAGGACACCTCAGACAGCAGCAGTTCCTCCGACAGTGACGAGGAGGAGGCACCCAAGCAGCCTTCCAAACCTG CAGGCTCCCTACAAAAACCAGGAGGGACCCAGCCAGCCCACAGCTCCTCCTCAGAGTCcagtgaggaggaggatgcaGCATCACAG tCCCTCCTCACAGGCTACCCAGTCCTCTCCAGGACCCCAGTAACACCCCAGGCACCAAAGACGGTTCCCCCCCAGCCTGGAGGtgaggtggggctggggaaggcagctCCGAGTGCTGCCAACTCCCTCGCCAAGGACTCCCTGAAAGCAGCCCTGGCCAACAGCTcaagcagtgacagcagtgactCTGACACAGATGACAACCAGGTGGCTGCAAACCACAAAGCAG AAAACAACCCCACTTCGGGGCAGAAAGCTACAGAAACCTCCAACAAAGAGAAGGTGGCAGGAAAACCAGAGCCAGGTCATGCCAGCCTCAAAGCTTCCTCACTGAAGAAAACCTTGGTGATGAAAGAGAACAATGTTGGGGCAACAGGGGTGCAAGTGACCCCAGCATCATCACATGCCCTGCTCTCCGTCCCACAGTCACAGCAGCCAAGCTCAGGGAGTGAAACTGAGGTCACCACTGCTGCTGAAGtccctgcagtgcagacagAAGAGGGGTTGGaagtgaagaagaagaagaaaaaggagaaaaaagaaaaggagaaaaaggaaaaaaaagaaaaggagaaaaaggagaaaaaagaaaaggagaaaaaggagaaaaaaaaaacatcctcCACCACAGACAAGGCTGTGAAAACATCCAAGAGCAAAGACAAAGagaacaagaagcagaaaacgTCTCAGAAGCGGAAGCTGACAGGAGaggatggggctgtggggcagcccaaggagaagaagcagaaagggCAAGCTAATGAAGAAGTacccaaaaagaaaaagaagaaaacagatggtgacctggagaaggaggcaggcagcaaggaaaagaaaaaagcagctaAAA aaaagaagactgaaaaagaaaagaagagcaAAAAAGCATCTTTGGAAGTGGCAGCTGTAGCAGATGGCTCTGCTGAGGTGCACAAGAAGAAGAAG
- the TCOF1 gene encoding treacle protein isoform X2, whose product MAADGGGGRELLALIHQHLLRGGFARAARELQAQSGQKLLPSFSTSLEDIFTHWEKTPPNFKRRNVSDEEAAIPEKIRVPDPVSSSESSEKEEDEKEKAKAANAASLSLATNSVVNVESSEEDESSSEEEAPAGKGAVTVTAAVVGGKAANSLHSPPKPAAPAGRAEGLSAADRTVLSNKQQPNAPAPAPSPAKAQKLPGSGKPGHATAAVAKVGQSKAPVTTTAPESSSSSSSSSESEEEEETPAVKAPAPKAEPSAGAESSSEESSEDTSSEEELATPAIQAKPAVKKVQSSAAPVKSAPVTSVSLKKNAGKQTAVATSQAKPALTTVPGAAQPSDTSESSSSSDSEDEERPLVTQTKPPPKSSQAVPSPVKPTPAASLSVKAAPAKTLPQSQGKTTSKPTVPKQAETSLGRTAAPTKPAESIKPVESSASSASEEEDLPVPISQKRLSDQPRPTPSVNQAAKAGQPEKAVVSTLKSQVSESGSSDSSDSEEESPAAQKQPPQAVKTNSVPQPTNVKKAPTSAPVAAPPAVDSSDDSSEESESDDEIVPPSQSLSQQNVRVTAVSSMVAAKANASLPSGKRTKTPAVPAVSRVSESSSTAASEHNMQAGKVPAASNQKQTVSVGKAPPVNTTTPGSSIGKARKAVLQPGQDTQPNQAVPPTHAEDTSDSSSSSDSDEEEAPKQPSKPGSLQKPGGTQPAHSSSSESSEEEDAASQSLLTGYPVLSRTPVTPQAPKTVPPQPGGEVGLGKAAPSAANSLAKDSLKAALANSSSSDSSDSDTDDNQVAANHKAENNPTSGQKATETSNKEKVAGKPEPGHASLKASSLKKTLVMKENNVGATGVQVTPASSHALLSVPQSQQPSSGSETEVTTAAEVPAVQTEEGLEVKKKKKKEKKEKEKKEKKEKEKKEKKEKEKKEKKKTSSTTDKAVKTSKSKDKENKKQKTSQKRKLTGEDGAVGQPKEKKQKGQANEEVPKKKKKKTDGDLEKEAGSKEKKKAAKKKKTEKEKKSKKASLEVAAVADGSAEVHKKKKKKKGAEPEGL is encoded by the exons ATGGCCGCCgacggcggcggcgggcgggagcTGCTCGccctcatccaccagcacctgCTCCGCGGCGGCTTCGCGCGGGCCGCCCGCGAGCTGCAGGCGCAGAGCGGACAG AAATTACTCCCTTCCTTCTCGACCTCTCTCGAGGACATCTTTACCCACTGGGAAAA AACTCCACCAAATTTCAAGAGAAGAAATGTGAGTGATGAGGAGGCAGCAATCCCAGAAAAGATCAGAGTTCCTGATCCGGTGAGCAGCTCTGagagctcagagaaagaagaggatgagaaagaaaaagcaaaagctgcaaaTG CAGCCAGCCTTTCCCTGGCCACGAACTCGGTAGTGAATGTAGAAAGCAGTGAGGAAGATGAGTCCTCGTCGGAAGAGgaggctccagctgggaaaggtGCAGTGACG GTGACAGCAGCTGTGGTGGGTGGCAAAGCTGCCAACTCCCTGCATTCTCCTCCCAAGCCCGCTGccccagcaggcagagcagaggggctctcTGCTGCTGACAGAACTGTGCTCTCTAACAAGCAGCAGCCCAATGCCCCAGCACCAGCTCCAAGCCCAGCCAAGGCCCAGAAACTGCCTGGTTCTGGGAAGCCTGGACatgccacagcagctgtggccaAAGTAGGACAAAGCAAAGCACCAGTAACGACCACAGCACCGGAAagttccagcagcagcagctcctcatctgagagtgaggaggaagaggagacaCCAGCTGTGAAGGCCCCAGCCCCCAAAGCAG AGCCGTCAGCtggtgctgagagcagcagtgaggaATCAAGTGAGGACACATCCTCTGAGGAGGAGCTGGCAACTCCAGCCATCCAG GCCAAGCCAGCTGTGAAAAAAGTGCAGTCTAGTGCAGCACCTGTGAAAAGTGCACCTGTTACTTCAGTGTCCCTGAAGAAAAATGCAGGGAAGCAAACAGCAGTGGCAACAAGCCAGGCCAAACCAGCATTGACAACGGTTcctggggctgcacagcccagtgacacatcagagagcagcagctcctcagacaGTGAAGATGAAGAACGTCCATTAGTAACCCAA ACAAAGCCACCTCCAAAATCCTCCCAGGCCGTCCCATCCCCAGTGAAACCTACACCAGCAGCATCACTCTCTGTCAAAGCAGCTCCAGCAAAAACACTTCCACAGTCCCAAGGGAAGACAACATCAAAACCAACAGTGCCGAAGCAGGCTGAAACCTCACTGGGAAGGACTGCTGCTCCCACAAAGCCTGCTGAAAGTATAAAGCCAGTGGAGAGCTCTGCTTCGTCAGCCAGTGAAGAGGAGGATCTCCCTGTGCCCATCAGCCAGAAG aggtTATCAGACCAGCCCAGGCCTACTCCCAGCGTGAACCAGGCTGCTAAAGCTGGTCAGCCTGAAAAAGCAGTGGTAAGCACCTTGAAAAGCCAGGTTTCAGAAAGCGGGAGCAGTGACTCGTCTGACAGTGAAGAGGAGtctcctgcagcacagaagcagcctccacaAGCTG TGAAAACCAATTCTGTGCCACAACCAACAAACGTGAAAAAGGCACCAACTTCAGCACCAGTCGCAGCCCCTCCAGCTGTGGACAGCAGTGATGATTCCAGTGAGGAGTCAGAGTCAGATGATGAAATAGTCCCCCCTTCCcag AGTCTGTCCCAGCAGAACGTCAGAGTAACTGCAGTTTCGAGCATGGTggctgcaaaggcaaatgccAGCCTGCCTTCAGGGAAGAGGACAAAAacccctgctgtccctgcagtgagCAGAGTGTCTGAGAGCTCGAGCACTGCTGCCTCCGAGCACAACATGCAGGCAGGAAAG GTCCCCGCTGCTTCTAACCAAAAGCAAACGGTTTCTGTGGGAAAAGCTCCTCCTGTCAACACTACCACCCCAGGAAGTTCCATTGGCAAGGCAAGGAAGGCAGTCCTGCAGCCAGGACAGGACACCCAGCCAAACCAGGCCGTGCCACCCACTCATGCAGAGGACACCTCAGACAGCAGCAGTTCCTCCGACAGTGACGAGGAGGAGGCACCCAAGCAGCCTTCCAAACCTG GCTCCCTACAAAAACCAGGAGGGACCCAGCCAGCCCACAGCTCCTCCTCAGAGTCcagtgaggaggaggatgcaGCATCACAG tCCCTCCTCACAGGCTACCCAGTCCTCTCCAGGACCCCAGTAACACCCCAGGCACCAAAGACGGTTCCCCCCCAGCCTGGAGGtgaggtggggctggggaaggcagctCCGAGTGCTGCCAACTCCCTCGCCAAGGACTCCCTGAAAGCAGCCCTGGCCAACAGCTcaagcagtgacagcagtgactCTGACACAGATGACAACCAGGTGGCTGCAAACCACAAAGCAG AAAACAACCCCACTTCGGGGCAGAAAGCTACAGAAACCTCCAACAAAGAGAAGGTGGCAGGAAAACCAGAGCCAGGTCATGCCAGCCTCAAAGCTTCCTCACTGAAGAAAACCTTGGTGATGAAAGAGAACAATGTTGGGGCAACAGGGGTGCAAGTGACCCCAGCATCATCACATGCCCTGCTCTCCGTCCCACAGTCACAGCAGCCAAGCTCAGGGAGTGAAACTGAGGTCACCACTGCTGCTGAAGtccctgcagtgcagacagAAGAGGGGTTGGaagtgaagaagaagaagaaaaaggagaaaaaagaaaaggagaaaaaggaaaaaaaagaaaaggagaaaaaggagaaaaaagaaaaggagaaaaaggagaaaaaaaaaacatcctcCACCACAGACAAGGCTGTGAAAACATCCAAGAGCAAAGACAAAGagaacaagaagcagaaaacgTCTCAGAAGCGGAAGCTGACAGGAGaggatggggctgtggggcagcccaaggagaagaagcagaaagggCAAGCTAATGAAGAAGTacccaaaaagaaaaagaagaaaacagatggtgacctggagaaggaggcaggcagcaaggaaaagaaaaaagcagctaAAA aaaagaagactgaaaaagaaaagaagagcaAAAAAGCATCTTTGGAAGTGGCAGCTGTAGCAGATGGCTCTGCTGAGGTGCACAAGAAGAAGAAG